In the Girardinichthys multiradiatus isolate DD_20200921_A chromosome 4, DD_fGirMul_XY1, whole genome shotgun sequence genome, one interval contains:
- the mpc1 gene encoding mitochondrial pyruvate carrier 1 produces the protein MAGTIARKAIDHLKSKEFRDYLMSTHFWGPIANWGLPIAAISDMKKSPEIISGRMTFALCCYSLLFMRFAYKVQPRNWLLFACHLTNESAQLIQGSRLIKYNMEKKIGS, from the exons ATGGCTGGGACAATTGCACGCAAGGCCATCGACCACCTGAAGAGTAAAGAGTTCCGGGATTATTTGATGAG CACG CATTTCTGGGGTCCTATTGCAAACTGGGGTCTTCCCATCGCTGCCATCTCAGATATGAAGAAGAGCCCTGAAATTATCAGTGGCAGGATGACCTTCG CTCTGTGCTGTTACTCTCTGCTCTTCATGAGATTTGCTTACAAGGTTCAGCCTCGCAACTGGCTCCTCTTTGCCTGCCATTTGACCAACGAATCGGCACAACTGATCCAGGGAAGTCGTCTCATCAAATACAA catgGAGAAGAAGATCGGATCTTAG